The DNA region GGTAAAGGGAGACACATTCAAACTTTTTCTGAAAAAGTGATGCGAGTCTTTTTTTCCTTAGGTGAAAGGTCGGCGAGCAATTACGTTTATAACATATTTAAAGGTGTTGAGGGTATTGATGCATGGGGAATAACTGATGAAAGGCTTGAAAGTTTAGGTTTTAAAAGCATAGCTAAGATAGAAGATCTATCCACTGTAGGTATCGCTGAGGCTATTCCTAAGGTACCTTTTGTTCTCAAGCTCTACAGGAAGATACAGAATTTGCTTGAAGATATAGATGTGCTTGTGCTTTGTGACGCACCAGCCTTTAACCTTCCACTTCTCAAAAAGGCAAGGGGGAAAGTTAAGAAGATCGTATACTTCATATCTCCTCAGGTGTGGGCCTGGAAGGAAAACAGGGCAAAGCTCATAGCTCAGTATGCTGACCATATCATAGTCATCCTTCCCTTTGAGGTGAGCCTTTACGAAAGCTACGGAAAATTTAAGGTGCATTATGTAGGACATCCCCTTGTAGATATAGCTAAACCTTCACAAAGCCGGGAAAATTTTTTTAAGCTTGTAGGCGAGCAAAATATCGTAGGGCTTCTTCCCGGTAGCAGATGGAGTGAGATAAAAAGACATGCTTCTTATCTAAGGCGTGTATTTCTGGAGCTTCACAAGAAATACGACCTTTTTGGTGTGCTTCCCACTTTTGAACCTTTCAGGGAATATCTTGAGGAAGTCTTTAGGGACATTCCTGTCAAAATCCTCACCGAAGCTCACACGCCTACGCCTTCTTACGATGTTATGTCATACTCGGTGATGTCTCTGATTGCAAGCGGAACAGCCGAACTTGAAGCAAGTCTTCTTTTGAATCCCCACATAGTCTTTTACAGGGTTCATCCTCTTACATACTTTATAGGTAAGAGGCTTATCAGGGTAAAGTGGGTATCACTTACCAACTTGGTGCTTGGGAAGGAGGCTGTATCCGAAATAATCCAGAGAGATTGGAAAATTCTCTACGAATCTGCTGACAAGCTTTTGACATCCCAGAAGGTTAGGGAGAAAATGAAGGAGGATTTTATCAGACTCCGCCATATATTGGGAGAGGAAGGTGTAATAGGAAAGTTAAGATCTTTATTTTTAAGTATCTTCCAAGAAAGCTAAAACGCTCCTGAATGGTTCAGGATCCTGTATTTTAAAATCCATCCATTTACCCGAGATTGGATGTGAAAAAGCAAGGCGGTAACTCACAAGCATGTGGCAATCACCCATAAGCTCCCTTATCTTTGGGTCAACGGAGGAAGACTTAAAGCCGTATGTTGTGTCACCAAGAATGGGATAACCTAAAGAGGAGAGATGTACTCTGATTTGGTGAGTTCTACCCGTGTAGATACGCACATCTAAGAGACTAACTTTGTGCTTTTCAAACCTTTTTATAAGCCGATACTCCGTCTTTGCCGGCTTTCCATCTTGGCTTACAGAAAACCTTTTCCTATCTATTATATGCCTCGCTATGGGTTTTTCTATTACACCACTTTCCTCTTTTATAAGCCCGCTCACCAGAGCATGATAGAGTTTTAGTACTGTTCTATTCTGGAACTGCTTTGCAAGGGACACGTGAGCTTTATCCGTTTTTGCAACCACCATAAGCCCTGCTGTGTTTTTATCCAACCTGTGAACTATCCCAGGTCTTTCCACCCCACCGATCCCGGAAAGCTCCTTGACTCTGTAAAGCAGGGCGTTTACCAAAGTTCCACGGGAGTGCCCCGGAGAAGGATGTACAACAAGACCACACGGCTTTATTAATACAATAATGTGCTGATCTTCGTACACCGTATCAAAAGGTATATCCTCAGGCATTATCTCCAAGGGTTCGCCGCTCGGTACAAAAAAGGTAATTTTTTGTCCAGCTTTCACTTTTTTAGAGGGCTTTCTCACCTCCAACTCGTCTATAAAGACAAACCCTTCTTCTATGAGCTTCTGTATATAGCTCCTTGAAAACTCTCCATAAGCGTTGGTTAAAAAAGTGTCAAGTCTTTTACCTTCAGCTTCTTCACCAACTGTAAAATCAAGAACTTCCGTTACCTTCTTTACTGACTTTGACATGTATAACTATATCTTCCGGTTCCTCTTCAAGGTTTAAGCTTTTTATAAGCCCCACTATCACGTTGTGAGTTACCCTTTTGGGGAAATCCTTAAGTTTTACGTCCTTTCCATTCACCTTTATGATCACTTTATCCATAAGCAATATTTTATATAACCTCAACCCTTATTGTTGAGTAGTCACCACGCTTTTCCACCACTATCTTCTGATCAAACTTTTCTGCCAAATCCTCAAGGTGGCTTATTATTCCAACCATCCTTCCCGCATTAAGCTTTATAAGCTCAAAGAACTCTCCAAGAGACTCCCTGGTTTCCCTATCAAGAGCGCCAAAACCTTCGTCTATAAACATGCTTTCTAAAGGTGCGCTGTGAGAGATTACATCGCTTACCGCAAAGGCGAGTGAAAGACTCGCAATAAATGTCTCCCCTCCACTCAGAGTAAAAACGCTTCTCTCGTGTCCTGAGCTTCTATCAATCACACACAGATCCCCTTCTGTAAGCTTAAATTCGTAAATACCGGAGCTGAATTTGAGAAGGTAAAAGCTCGCTCTATCAAGTATAGTCTGTAGCATGTGTCTGCTGACAAATTCGGGAAACTTTTCACTTCTCATGTCTTTTTCCAGAGCTTCGTACTTCCAAAGCTCCCGGCTTAGCTTTATTATCTCTTGCTCTATGGCTTTTCTTCTTTCTATCTTTTCCCTTATCTCCTGTACCTCCCTTATTAAGATGCCCATTTCCTGATTAACTCTATATATAACTTTGTCCAAATCCTTCAACTTCTCTTCAATCCTCTGCCTGCTCAGTTCTTGAGGATACCCTGAGAGGATATTCTTTAACCGTTCTATCTGTGTTTTTAAGCTCTCGGTATGTCTTTCGTAATCTATAACTTCCTTTTCAAGCCTTTGCACTTCTTCCTTAGGAAGGCATAGCTCTTTGAGTTTTTCTATGTCCCCAAACTTTTGTAAAGCTGGGTATAATGTCTTGCCTACCTCGGCGAGTCTGGTTCTCATATCCTCTTTTAGTCTTTCTTTCTGCTTTATCTGTTCCTCAATACGGGAAGCTTTTATTCTTAACTCCTCCATGTATTTCCTCAGATTTTCGTATTCATGTTGCACAGAGGCTATCCTTCCTTTTATCTTACCAAGATCCTCCTCAAGTAATCCAAGCTCACGCTTTGGATCCCTAACGTGTCTTCCCAAGATCTCCGAAAGTCTCTTCATCTCTGTTTCTTCTTGGTTTTTAAGTTCAGAAAGATGTTCTTTTGCATGTTCCAAGCTTGCTTCAAGTTTAGAGAGGACTATCTCTTTTTCTGACTTTTTTGATCTTGAACTTTCACAGACCTGTCTTATTTGCTTTTCCTTCTCTTTCAAACTTTTGTAGAGATGATATTTTTTTTTGATCTCCTCATACTTTATGTAAAATTCCTGTTGGCTCATGCCACCTGATCTTAATATCTCTTCATGTTTTTGTCTAAGCTCTTTTATTCTGTTTTCATAGCCTCCTAAGGAGTTTATGATATTCTGTTCTTCTTTTCGTAAACTTTCAAGTTTTTCCCTAATTTGTGCAAAGCTCAAATCCTCAGAACGGTGATGTGTCACTATCTTATGAACCTCATTTCCACATACAGGACATATATCTCCAGGGAGGAGCTTACTTTTTATCTCGTGAACGTACGCTTCAAAAAGTGAACCCTCAAGATTCTTTACATCAGATTCCAAAAGGACAAGCCTTTCCTTATTTTGTTTAAGCAGTTCTTCTGTTTTTTCAATTTCCGCATATATATGTGGAAGCTGATCGTATATGGATTTTATGGCTGTAAGTTTTGCATACTCCTCTTCTACGTTCTCAAGTTCCAGCAATTTCTGTTCTATATCGGAAAGTTGTTTCTCTTTTTGCGAAAGATCCTCCTGGAGAATACCGAGTTCATCTTTTAACCTATTTCTCTGTTTTTCTCTATCTTCTATTTGTGTCAAGGTTTGGTTTATCTTTTTTTGGAGATCCAAAAGTGCGATCAATCTCTCTTTTGTTATCTCAAGCTCTCTTTCTTTAGATCTAAGCTCGTCAAGTTTAGTGTACTCTTGCTCAAGTCTTTTTCGCTCTTCCTCCATTTGAGTTAGCTCATCCTTGTACTTGAGCAGTTCCATATTAAGGAGCTTTTTCTCTTCAGTAAGTTTGTGGATATTTTCGCTTAGCTCTTCATACTCTTTCAGAGAAGGTGCGTAATCTAAAACCTCTTTGGCTGTATACAACTTCTCACGTTTTTTTTGGATGTCCTCATGAAGGCTCAAAAGCTTTGAAAGTTCAGATTCTCTTTCGGATAATTCCTTCTGAAGCCTTTCCTTCTCTATAGCTTTTTGTAAAAGTGCGCTCAGATCCTCTTTCTCTTTTGTAAGATGCTCAAGATTTTGTCGCTTTTTCTTAAGTTCTTCTTCTTTTTCTCTGAGTATGCCCTCCTGAGCGTATTTTATGGATTCGTATTCGGCATCAAGGGATTCCTTTTTTATCCTCAGCTGGCTCAGTGTATCCTTTATTATGCGGTTCATCTTTTCAAAGATCTCGTCATAACCTAAAAGTCTGTTAAGTATCTCCCTACGTTCTACAGGTTTGTTGGGTTTTAGGAATCTGTCAAACTGCCCCTGAGGTAGCACTATAACTTTGGTGAAAGTTTCGTAATCCATACTGAGAAGCTTAGATATGTATTCCTCCACCTCTTTAACTTTCAAATTAAGGAGTTTTGAACCTTCGTAAAATCTCACTACAGGGGATTTTGACACCTCATACAGTCTGTCTACGGCATATCTTTTGCCTTTAACAGAAAACTCAAAATAAACTCTCATACGCCTTTGTCCTTTTGAAAGTAAGTGTTCGTGAACACCAAGCCCTTTGTATCGTGGTACTTTTCCGTAGAGCGCGTAACATATGGCTTCTATGATACTCGTTTTTCCAGCGCCAGTTTTACCTTGTATTATGAAAAAATTAAGATCTGAAAAATCTATCTCCTGAGGTCTGGTGTAAGCGGTGAAGTTCTCAAGTCTAAGAAGTATGGGTCTCATGCTCGGCTCTCCACCGTACACTGATAAACTCTTCTCTTAACTCTTCGGGGAGTTCTACTCCGTAAGTATTTTTGTAGTACACTTTATACGCTTCCAAGAGGTCAAGATCACGACTCAAGTGTCCTTTGTCGGATGCGCTCTCACCCTCATACTCAACTTCAAACTTGACGAGCCTGTCTTCCAGTATATCCTCTATGTGCTTTTTCTTGATGCTGATAGTATTATCCCGTATATCTGTTTTTAAGATCACCTTCACCAAACCTTTTAAGGCTTTTAGACTTTCCAGCGCTGTGGAGAAACTTTCCTTCACGCTTATTACAACCTCATGAAGCTCTCTTTTTAGATCAAGCCTTATAGGTTTTACAGTAGGTTCATCTTCAAACACTACAAGATTTACATACTTTTGTGTACCTTTTTCAGAAAAGTCTATCTGGTAAGGGCTTCCCGAATAATAAACTCTCACTGGCGTTTTGTTTATCTTCTGATGCCTGTGTATATGTCCCAAAGCAACGTAATCAAACCCTGTAGGGATATGTTCTGGTTTTACAGCATAGAACTCCCCTACAGTGGATTGCCTCTC from Hydrogenobacter sp. includes:
- the lpxB gene encoding lipid-A-disaccharide synthase, which produces MRVFFSLGERSASNYVYNIFKGVEGIDAWGITDERLESLGFKSIAKIEDLSTVGIAEAIPKVPFVLKLYRKIQNLLEDIDVLVLCDAPAFNLPLLKKARGKVKKIVYFISPQVWAWKENRAKLIAQYADHIIVILPFEVSLYESYGKFKVHYVGHPLVDIAKPSQSRENFFKLVGEQNIVGLLPGSRWSEIKRHASYLRRVFLELHKKYDLFGVLPTFEPFREYLEEVFRDIPVKILTEAHTPTPSYDVMSYSVMSLIASGTAELEASLLLNPHIVFYRVHPLTYFIGKRLIRVKWVSLTNLVLGKEAVSEIIQRDWKILYESADKLLTSQKVREKMKEDFIRLRHILGEEGVIGKLRSLFLSIFQES
- a CDS encoding RluA family pseudouridine synthase — encoded protein: MSKSVKKVTEVLDFTVGEEAEGKRLDTFLTNAYGEFSRSYIQKLIEEGFVFIDELEVRKPSKKVKAGQKITFFVPSGEPLEIMPEDIPFDTVYEDQHIIVLIKPCGLVVHPSPGHSRGTLVNALLYRVKELSGIGGVERPGIVHRLDKNTAGLMVVAKTDKAHVSLAKQFQNRTVLKLYHALVSGLIKEESGVIEKPIARHIIDRKRFSVSQDGKPAKTEYRLIKRFEKHKVSLLDVRIYTGRTHQIRVHLSSLGYPILGDTTYGFKSSSVDPKIRELMGDCHMLVSYRLAFSHPISGKWMDFKIQDPEPFRSVLAFLEDT
- a CDS encoding AAA family ATPase; amino-acid sequence: MRPILLRLENFTAYTRPQEIDFSDLNFFIIQGKTGAGKTSIIEAICYALYGKVPRYKGLGVHEHLLSKGQRRMRVYFEFSVKGKRYAVDRLYEVSKSPVVRFYEGSKLLNLKVKEVEEYISKLLSMDYETFTKVIVLPQGQFDRFLKPNKPVERREILNRLLGYDEIFEKMNRIIKDTLSQLRIKKESLDAEYESIKYAQEGILREKEEELKKKRQNLEHLTKEKEDLSALLQKAIEKERLQKELSERESELSKLLSLHEDIQKKREKLYTAKEVLDYAPSLKEYEELSENIHKLTEEKKLLNMELLKYKDELTQMEEERKRLEQEYTKLDELRSKERELEITKERLIALLDLQKKINQTLTQIEDREKQRNRLKDELGILQEDLSQKEKQLSDIEQKLLELENVEEEYAKLTAIKSIYDQLPHIYAEIEKTEELLKQNKERLVLLESDVKNLEGSLFEAYVHEIKSKLLPGDICPVCGNEVHKIVTHHRSEDLSFAQIREKLESLRKEEQNIINSLGGYENRIKELRQKHEEILRSGGMSQQEFYIKYEEIKKKYHLYKSLKEKEKQIRQVCESSRSKKSEKEIVLSKLEASLEHAKEHLSELKNQEETEMKRLSEILGRHVRDPKRELGLLEEDLGKIKGRIASVQHEYENLRKYMEELRIKASRIEEQIKQKERLKEDMRTRLAEVGKTLYPALQKFGDIEKLKELCLPKEEVQRLEKEVIDYERHTESLKTQIERLKNILSGYPQELSRQRIEEKLKDLDKVIYRVNQEMGILIREVQEIREKIERRKAIEQEIIKLSRELWKYEALEKDMRSEKFPEFVSRHMLQTILDRASFYLLKFSSGIYEFKLTEGDLCVIDRSSGHERSVFTLSGGETFIASLSLAFAVSDVISHSAPLESMFIDEGFGALDRETRESLGEFFELIKLNAGRMVGIISHLEDLAEKFDQKIVVEKRGDYSTIRVEVI